The window TGTGTAGCAAACATCAAGAAGAGCCTAAATTGTTCTGTGAGGATGAACAGAGAGCTGTGTGTCCTGTCTGTGAGTTTTCTCTCCATCAAGGTCACAAGTTGGTTCCTATAGAACAAGCAGTCAGTGACCTGAAGGACCAGCTGAAATCTGACTTAAAGTCTCTACAGGACAAGAggaacaaatacaaacaagtgGAGAAAACATACAATGAAGTGATTCAACACTCCAAGAAGCAGCTGTTGTCCACAGAGAGGAAGATCAGAGCAGAGTTCAACAAGCTCCACCAGTtcctgaaagaggaagaggagtccaGACTGGCagctctgagggaggaagaggagcagaagggGAAGACTAtcagcagagagatgaagaggattCAGGAGCAGatctcctctctgtcagacaGTATCTCTGCTGTTGAAGAagacctgcagaaacacaaggTGTCATTCCTCAGCAGTTATAAACCCACTCAGACCAGAGCCAGAGACCAGTGCTCACTGTCAGATCCACAGCTGGTCTCAGGAGCGCTGATAGATGtggccaaacacctgggcaacctgTCCTTCAGAGTCtgggagaagatgaaggagaaggtCCACTTCAGTCCTGTCATTCTGGACCCAAACACTGCAGACCCCCGTCTCTATCTGTCTGAtgatctgaccagtgtgagacGTGGAGACACAAAGCAACAGCTGCCTGATAATCCAGAGAGACACACTAATTATACCAATATTCTGGGCTCTGAGGGCTTCAGCTCAGGGAAACACAgctgggaggtggaggtgggagaCCATCCTCGCTGGAATGTGGGTTTGGCTAAAGAGTCAGTTGACAGGAAGGGAAAGCGACATGCTTCACCAGAATATGGAATCTGGTGTTTACTGCATGAGAATGGAAAGTACAATAATGGTCGTGGTGAGACTGTCAGTGTGAAGAAGAGTCTCCAGAGGATCAGAGTCCAGCTGGACTATGACAGGGGGGAGGTGTCCTTCTACGACCCTGAAGACATGACTCACATCTACACTCACAGAGACActttcactgagaaactcttcccttatttctgtatttgtccAGCTGGTGATGCTAAAACCACTGATATCAAAATCTGTCAAACTGAGATTTCTCTGTGATGTTCAGGAAGGTTTGTGTTTTCAGCATTTTGGTTTTacttttctattattttttcttttatctgaaGCAAATTTGATTTGGTGTTGAGGGTCAATTGATGTTTTTGCTCATTGAAACAAATTATCCAAAGTGGTTTTCACGTACAAAACAGACACATGTTCACCtcaataattgtttttaacagAGAATTCACCgtaaaacttttacatatatattCTGACTTCGATATCTATTTAGATCACATTATcaaggaaaaataaatgttgatcTGTCATCTGAGGTGAActtttatacaaatacaaatcaaagctgtttttattataaCTTTTTATCCTGGTTAGTAGcatcttgtttttaatcagaccacaatataatatagatataataaACACTGTAACGACTGTACAAAATACTACAGTTGGGGAGATTTTTAAACTTTCATCATAGTTAAATTAATTCACAATTAAGTTATTTCAGTGttgatcatgttttaatttcagtttttacactttaaacTCAGAGTCTCAGAGAAAATATGGATACAAAATGCTGAAACTGTTTCACATCATCAAGAGACAAACTTTACAAATCAAAGCTGTTAATTATCCTGGTTATCAGCATCTTGTTTTCAGTCAAACAACATTGTATAGTAGTATATATCCACTGTATCGAATGCTCTGATTGATTCAGTTTTGTTTCAGTTGtcagatttagatttttatatttttgggtCTTTTGGTGAGTTATTTCAGTTGTGaatctgttattttattctttggaaacaagtgttttaatatagttttattttaattcagtgtttaATTCTGACAGTGCTTCTGCAtactgtgtgtgtcattttggtGGTGTATACATGGATTGATGAACTGCAATGTTGAGATGATGatcagcataaaaaaaacaaacaccaaaacaattGAGTTCAATTCGTGTTTTCTGAGTCaactatattttataaaatgtacatCTGATGGATGCTGCTTGTCATGATGTGTAATTAAATCATCAGCAGTTTTTATTCCAAATGTATGTCAGTCAGAAAAGGAGATACAGGTTGTTTCACTTTctttacaaacatttatcaaATAGTCATGTGACTTTTCAAAAGGTAAAATCTCACAAAAGAATTATACAACCAGTTTAtgcaaaatacaatattttcatttaaacccATTAATGGTTCAAATCTCAATTTCTTAttttcaaaacaacacattttttactGAAACTGTTTTAACTTCAGTTTTCAGAACACAGTCTCATAATCTTTGTGTCACCTCTTCAACATTTATGGACAGTCTGAACTTATTTAGttaatatttccttttgtaAAGTCACATGACAAATTAACTGATTGTAGAGAAAGAAACCTGAAACAACCTCATACCACCCTGATGATGCTAAATAGACAAAACATGTGAGTAATAAAGCGTGACATATTAGAAAATAGTTGTGCAACCTGTTTATTTTAATGGAGTCGTGTTAATTCTCACACTGGTCTGCACCTCGCTGTGTGTGTCAAATATTGAAACAGtcagaaaaggagggaaaactttattaaacaaatcctcagatgataaaactgaatgtgtgtgtgtttaccctCCACTACTTCAAGACATGAACATAAACTCTAAAAGAGGCTGTTCAATTTCAAAGAAATCATTTACAACAGTTTCCTCCAGAAATATATCTATTTTCAGTTTGAGACTttgtatttcttcatttaagGTGTTGATAATGATTGTGATTTAAGTGTTGTGTAAAGGTTATTTGTATGTTGGCGTTCATCATTTTAACTTGAAAGATTAAACTGAAAAACTTGaagttgtgtattttttcattcagtctGGTTCAGCAGTAAGTAGCAGCAGTTCACTCATGATGAGAAGACTTTGTTCTGTGACATGATGTCAAAGGTAAAACACTTTATAATCCTGCTGGTTCCTCATCACTTGATGTTCTGTTGAACAATATTCACTTTAAATTAAAGGATGAGGCTGGAGATCTTCTATTTTTCTTACAGTCATTAGATTTCATGAACAGATCAAATGTCTGTCCTTCAACACTTCCTGTCCCCAGCCTGTCTGACACTCAGTCCCAAACACATTGGTTCCTACTGGAGAtgtgaatctttaaaaatgagtcacaaATATATTTGCCTCCTGCCAAACACTTTATGCcacaaatatttccctctgacttaacttaacttaacttaaccaACTGCATGATTAAATGCTCAAAGGGACAGttaaatattacagtttttattttgtaaaaaacaaacaaaaaatattgctgctgctgtgaagtATTGTAACAGTCTGTTATAGACCGACTCATTGGAGAGAGGAAGCACTGAGGGTTTGTGTAGGAAGAGCTGAAGTGATTGGACTCTAAAATTATTCTACTCTTCAGCAGAATTAAGATTTTCACTCAAGATTTGATTCTTTAAGCAGGTTTAGTCAGTCAGCACTGTACCGTGAGTACAGAATGTAATAACATGGATATATTGTTCTTCCTGTGAACGCCACAAGATGGAAACAAAATACACTGTGGTGTatttctttgagtctttctcttataagttttaagtttaatactaagttgtgggtgacctgaagatttattggcccatctaAAGATTTCCCACAACAACACATTCTGGTCATTTTGAACACtagatattttatttacactttGTCACTTTTCTCCATGCACATTATTGTTTAATCAATAGTATCAACTCTGTAACAAAATCTTGAAAACATGGATTGATAAACTGCCATCTACATGGTTTGTTCAATAAAGCatcaatttcaattttaaataaaaacaaatcttcaGACTGGATTATATCTCTGACACAAGTCTTTTCTGCTCTGAAGAGGCTCACATCCTCTGTGCTCTTGTACCATCATCATTAAAACTCAGTTGTCCAAGATACAGATTAGTACTGAGTTTAATACATCTTCATCTTTCTCCCTGTGTTGCAGAAAAACTCCACTCAACTGAGAGGATAGTATCTATattattttgaggtttttttcttcccaccAAACACTTTACGCCACAAACATTTCActgttaaaatgcaaatcagtGACATCAGCGTGACTGACACCAGCAACAGTGTGATTACATCGATGGAGTGGTACTGAATCCAAGACATCTTGTAGGAGTCGGTCTTTAAGTGAGCTGCTCCCTTGTGTCTCATGACAAACTCGATCCAGAACACGGCTCGGTCCAGAGGTTTCATGGGCTGGTCTCTGTGCAGCCTGGAGAGCTCCTGCATGTTCTCCCTGTAGGACGGCTGGTGAAGCACCTCCTTCACCGCCTCCAGGAAGTTGTCTTTGTTTAATGTGCCGATGTCCAGCACTTTGGCAACGCTCCTCACTCTCATCTTGAACAGGTTATCATCCTGGTCAAACATCAGAGGAAGGCCAACGATGGGAACTCCGTGGTAGATGGCCTTGTGAAGTCCGTTGGTGCCTCCGTGGGTCACAAAAACTCTGGTCTTTGGGTGTCCTAAGAGGTCATTTTGAGGCAACCAGTCCAGCAGCAGGGTGTTGTTTCCCAGGGTGGACGGTCTCTTCCCGGTATGCCTCCAGATGACCTTCTGAGGCAACTGTGCAAAAGCGGCAGCCACATGTTCTGTTATATCCTCAGGGAAATTCCCCACCAAGGTCCCCAAGCTCATAATAATGACACCGTGCTCTGCAGAGCTCTGGACAAAGTCCTCCAGATCTTGAGGAAGCGCTTTGGAGGGTTTACACTGAAACCCGCCCATGTAGACAACGTTGGGCATGGTGGGACGAGGGAACTCAAAGGTGAAGTCAGTTCTCATCAGCCAAATATCTGCTGCCTGAACAAGCTCATCATAGTGGACGTCTGGACCGAAGTGACGGTGGACAAATGGTGTGTAGTGAGAGTCTTTTATTATCACCCGGACATTAAGTACCATTAATGAGAAGATAACATTTTTCACCCTTTGCCAAAAACTCATCCGATCGGTCAGTTCAGTGCCTGGTATGGGAACGTATGAGAGCGGTGAGGGGGCAACTGTGTGATGTCCGTCTTCCATGATTGCCCATCGTACATTGAGGACCAGAGGCAGACCCAACCGATGAGCCAGAAGAACCCCTCCGCCGAAGCAGGGGTCAGTCAGAACAACATCGTACTCGGCCTCTTGGAAGAACTGCATCAGTTTAGCATCCTCAAAAATCTTCTGCATTTTATCAACCACAGCTTTGTGAACATGATGCATCATCTTCATAAACTCCTCCCAAGCTTTGATTAAAGCTGAAGGTGAAGTGTGGAGCTCACGCCGGAGCTGCAGCAGTCTTGTTGTAAAATAATTCATGTTGTTCACATCAAATCCAGGAACAACATCGAGGGTGATTGACTGGTAGTGATGGGACTCTGCTTTGATGTACCAGCTTTTTTCAGGCCGGATCACTGTGATGTTGTGACCTCTGGAGTGGAGCTCTTGGATGAGGACCTTCATGTTGATCCAGTGGCTTCCCTCCGCAGGGAAAACAAGGACTTTCCCTCCATCAGCACTGAGAAGAGAGCAGAGCAGTGCAGCCAGTGTCACCAGTCTCAACTGGATCATCTCTGAAGTGAAGCTGgaatcataaaaacaaagaagaggTGCAACTTTAACAGGATGACTTCATATATAATACTGTGTCAGGAAGGTTTTAATGTTCACTATAGATTTGCTAATATTCTTTTGAACGGTTTTCTGATCCAACACAGTTTGGAGTTCATTGTTAAAATAGTTGCAGACAGTCAATagtaagaaaaaacagagatttgGAGACGGTTGAaccttctgtctctttaactTTCTATTCATAAATCTtcaatcagagagcagagtgtCAGTAAGACTCCCAGTTTCATGCTGTTGTtttaaataacagaataaagTCAGTCACATCAGATGAAGTGAGATGGTTGCAGGTTGCACAGTTTCTCTATGTTTGTTAATTTCTGCTTCACGTTTATGATATTTATAAACATCATGTCATCTGAGAATGAAACAGTCAACATATTTAACTGTGATAATGATCAGTGTTGTAATTCTACTACTTTTTGCGGTAACGTAACTTATTACTTCAAAACAATACAatgctttcaaaataaaataacgCAATTACAATTATTGAAATTGATATGGGCTCGTTACTTGTTACTTTTGTCTTACGTGAAAATAGTGGACAACT is drawn from Thunnus albacares chromosome 2, fThuAlb1.1, whole genome shotgun sequence and contains these coding sequences:
- the LOC122966893 gene encoding nuclear factor 7, brain-like; protein product: MAEKIALVESFLSCHVCSETFRDPVSLTCNHSFCSSCLQKFWEQAENKNCPICKRKSSKDQLHVNFALRELADSFAGRQKAGSSETEKGEKEVVCSKHQEEPKLFCEDEQRAVCPVCEFSLHQGHKLVPIEQAVSDLKDQLKSDLKSLQDKRNKYKQVEKTYNEVIQHSKKQLLSTERKIRAEFNKLHQFLKEEEESRLAALREEEEQKGKTISREMKRIQEQISSLSDSISAVEEDLQKHKVSFLSSYKPTQTRARDQCSLSDPQLVSGALIDVAKHLGNLSFRVWEKMKEKVHFSPVILDPNTADPRLYLSDDLTSVRRGDTKQQLPDNPERHTNYTNILGSEGFSSGKHSWEVEVGDHPRWNVGLAKESVDRKGKRHASPEYGIWCLLHENGKYNNGRGETVSVKKSLQRIRVQLDYDRGEVSFYDPEDMTHIYTHRDTFTEKLFPYFCICPAGDAKTTDIKICQTEISL
- the LOC122966849 gene encoding UDP-glucuronosyltransferase 2A1-like, with product MIQLRLVTLAALLCSLLSADGGKVLVFPAEGSHWINMKVLIQELHSRGHNITVIRPEKSWYIKAESHHYQSITLDVVPGFDVNNMNYFTTRLLQLRRELHTSPSALIKAWEEFMKMMHHVHKAVVDKMQKIFEDAKLMQFFQEAEYDVVLTDPCFGGGVLLAHRLGLPLVLNVRWAIMEDGHHTVAPSPLSYVPIPGTELTDRMSFWQRVKNVIFSLMVLNVRVIIKDSHYTPFVHRHFGPDVHYDELVQAADIWLMRTDFTFEFPRPTMPNVVYMGGFQCKPSKALPQDLEDFVQSSAEHGVIIMSLGTLVGNFPEDITEHVAAAFAQLPQKVIWRHTGKRPSTLGNNTLLLDWLPQNDLLGHPKTRVFVTHGGTNGLHKAIYHGVPIVGLPLMFDQDDNLFKMRVRSVAKVLDIGTLNKDNFLEAVKEVLHQPSYRENMQELSRLHRDQPMKPLDRAVFWIEFVMRHKGAAHLKTDSYKMSWIQYHSIDVITLLLVSVTLMSLICILTVKCLWRKVFGGKKKTSK